The Candidatus Manganitrophaceae bacterium region CGGCGACCCGGGCAAGCATCACCACGAGGTTCTTCGCAGCCCCGACCCCTGCATCAAACCCGACCCCACGAACCACGACTGCATTGGCATCGCGCACATCGTGGAGGAAGCGTCGCTTCTCCTCGTCCTCCATGGCAAAGCTCTTGACGGTGGCGATCCCGGAGAGAACTTCATTGAAGCGGGAATAAATCTTTGCCCACCGATCGAGCAGGGTCCGCTCCCGCTCTGTCTGCTGTTCAGCCGCCCAGGCACCGATCAGCGCCGGTAGAGGGGTAAAGGCCATCACCATCAATGAAAGCCGCCAGTCCAACTGCACCATGACAATGAGGGCAAGCGCCAGATAGACGAGCGCCGGCAGGACGTTGAAGACGATCTCGCTGAGCGCTTCCAAAAATCCCTGAATCCCACGGTCGAGCCGGGTCATGATCCCGCCGACACTCTCCTGCCGATGGAAGGTCAGCGGGAGCGACTGAAGCCGGTCGACGGTCGCTTCGAGAAGACTATAATGGGCCCCCAGACGGACCCGCCAAGAAAGCCATCTCGATAAGGCGAAGACCCCTTCATGGCCGAGCCCTAAGAGCAGCAGCATCCCGACGTTCATTGCGATGCTCCGCGGGGTCGCTTCGTGGCCGAGTTCATCGAAGAGGGCCTTGAGGACCAACGGCTCAAACGCGCTGAAGACCGCTCCACTAAGCGTCAGTCCGAGAACCACCCCGATGGCGCCCCGAAAAGGCTGTATAAATCGCAGCGCGCGCCGGCCTTGGTACGACCAGGTCCCCTGCTTCTCCCCATTGCTCATTCGTTATCTCTTCCCCGACCCGTTACATCCGCTCTCTCATCTTAGAGAAATCGGTTCACCCTAAACCGATCAGGGTATCAGATCTTTGAGATTTCGCTATAGGGAATTGACCTTATTCAGACGGGAAAATGGATAGAGAAGACCTCTTTGACGCAAGGAGGGGGAGACGCAACGGACTCCGAACGGAGCCCGTTGCGTTTGATATGTAAGATGTGAGTGAACCGATTAGCCGACGCGGCGGACCGCGCCGCCGGAGAGACGCGGCCGGCGTTGCGAAGGCGTTCCGTCGGAACGCTCCCCATTGCCGTTCTGATTCAGTCGGATCGGCCTTGCCGCCGGGGTTAGGGTCTCGGGTGAGAGGCGGAGCCGCTCTGCAAAATAGGCAATCGTCTTCTTGAGCCCCTCTTCGAGTTGAATCGAGGGGGTCCATCCAAGCGATTGCTTCGCCCGTGTAATATCGGGACGGCGCTGCGTCGGATCGTCTTGCGGAAGCGGCTTTTTGACAATCTTTGATCGGCTCCCGGTCAGTGCGATGACCTTCTCGGCCAGCTCCAGCACCGTGAACTCCTCCGGATTTCCCAGGTTGATCGGTCCGGTCAGATCAGGGGTCTCCATCATCTGAATCAGCCCTCGAATGAGGTCGCTGACATAACAGAAGGAGCGGGTTTGGCGGCCGTCTCCGTAGAGGGTGATCTCTTCTCCTTGCAGGGCCTGGAGGATGAAGTTGCTGACGACTCTTCC contains the following coding sequences:
- a CDS encoding GDP-mannose 4,6-dehydratase, whose product is IGIRSCYDEGKRVAETLMMDYHRQYRIDIRIVRIFNTYGPRMAPDDGRVVSNFILQALQGEEITLYGDGRQTRSFCYVSDLIRGLIQMMETPDLTGPINLGNPEEFTVLELAEKVIALTGSRSKIVKKPLPQDDPTQRRPDITRAKQSLGWTPSIQLEEGLKKTIAYFAERLRLSPETLTPAARPIRLNQNGNGERSDGTPSQRRPRLSGGAVRRVG